CGAGCACTACCCGGATGGCTGTCAAGCCCAGCTGCTGTAGCTGGTGCCGAATTTCCAGAGATGAGGCAAGCTTTTCGGGAGGGGTCGGCATTGCGTGGGATCCCTTTGGTTATTAGCTTTTTAAGTCATGCAAATATTAGCTTTTTCGGTTTCCCTCTAGGACCCAAAAAGATGCGTGTCCCATAGCGCCCCTTGAGTTTGGTGGAGTTAAGATTCCCCGAAGAAAAATACAAAAAGGATTGAAAATAAATAAAAAATAAAGTATATTGTGCCTTAGAGGAAAGAGGATGGAATTAACCGAAGAGCAAAAAACTGTAGTCAATCATCAGGGCGATGCCTGTGTTAATGCTGTGGCCGGATCAGGGAAAACATCTACCCTGATCAGCTATGCTCAGGCCAGGCCTCAAGGGCGAATTCTTTATCTGGCGTTCAATCGCAGCGTAAAAGATGAAGCTGTTCGTAAATTTAGGGCGGCAGGGTGTCGCAACGTGACGGTGGAAACAGCTCACTCTCTGGCCTTCCGGATGCTCGATGTTCGCAACCAGTTCCAACTGCTGCAAGGTGGGAGTTTGCGCATTCCGGAAATTCTGGAAATGTGTGATATCTTCCCCAGCCCTAAAGAACCAACCGCCCACCTTGTCCTTGCCAGGCACGTCCAACGCCTGATCTCCATGTTCTGCAACAGCGAGAAGCGCTCGTTTAGCGAAATTGACTATCTCTCAACAGTTAAAGATGGCAAGGCTAAAGAATTTGTCACTCGCCATGCTCCCTTGATTTATGATTTAGCTCGCGACCTTCTGGGGCGCATGTATAAAAAAGAAATCCCGGTCAGCCATGACGCTTATCTGAAGTTCTGGCAGCTTCAGGGCCCGCAGATGCAGAACTTCTCCCATCTATGTTTTGACGAAGGACAGGACGCAAGCCCCGTTATGCTTGATGTCTTTTTGCGACAACGGGGCGAAAAAATCATTGTGGGCGATCAGTATCAATCAATTTACGGCTTTCGTTTTGCGGTAAACAGTCTGGAAAAAGTAGATTTCCCCAGATATCAACTCAGCCGAAGCTTTCGGTTCGGCCAGGATTTAGCCGATACAGCCATGAGAGTTTTAGAAATCAGAAAACTCCTCGGGCTCTACAAAAATCCTCTTTTTATCACCGGAGCGGCCGAAGAAGGTCGTAAAATTCAAAGCAAGGCTATTGTTGCAAGGACCAACCTCAAGCTTCTCAAAGAAGCGATCGACGCAATGTCTGAAGGCTGCGATAAAATGTATTTTGAAGGGGATATTAACTCCTACACCTACCTCAACGAAGGAGCCTCCCTTTTTGATGTCCTCTATCTCAACATGGGACGAAAAGAAAAAATCAAAAGCAGCTTCATCAAGGGATTTGCCGACTACCAACAACTTCTTGAATATATTGCTGCAACGGAAGATTCGGAACTTAATCTGGTTTGCGAAATTGTCTCGGAGTATGGACGAGAGCTGTTCTCTTACATCAGAGAGCTTAAAGAAAAACAGGTCCAAAGAGATAAGGCCGAAATGGTTTTTTCTACCGTCCACAAGGTTAAGGGTATGGAATTTGACCAGGTGAAAGTCTGCGATGATTTTATTACAGAAAGGAAGCTGTGGTCAGAAATAGATAAGGCAAAAAAAGACCCAAAGAAGAAAATAGACCGTCAAGCCTTGGCTGAAGAAATCAATATGCTCTATGTCGCCGCAACACGTTCTCGCTGTGACCTTGACCTTCCGAACAATCTTTTCCTGGAAGCTTGAACAAGACCGAGCGCATTCCCCCTGCTAGGCGCGCAGCGCCAGGAGGCGGGTCAAGCGAGGGGGTTTTGATTTTCGCGGTTTTTCCTTCGTGCCTTGGGATTCGATATAACGCTGGATCGTCTCCAGCGACACTTCCCCGACGCTCCCGACAAAATAGGCCCGATGCCAGAAAACCGGCTTCCAATAAAATTGAGCGACATGCTCCGCGAAGCGGTTCCGGGTCCGTCGCGCCGAAGCGGTTTTGAGATTGTTGACCAAAACCGAAATATCCAGCGCCGGATGGATGGATACCAGCAGATGGGCATGGTCGGCCTCGCCGCCGAACTCGATCAACTCGCATCGCCAGTCGTCCAGAATTTCCGAGAACGCCGTTTTCAGATAGTCGAGAAGCGGCGGGGAGAGTACCCGCCGCCGATATTTGGTGACGAAAACAATATGCAGCCTAATCGAATAGACGGCATGACTTAGCGATTTTGTTGTTTGATTTCCCATGCGGCTTAATGTATCATAATCGTATGCAAACCGGCAATAAATTCCGCATCTACCCGACGCCCGAACAGCAGCAGGTCCTTTTGCGCTGGATCGGCTGCCAACGGTTCATTTACAACGCCAAGGTCGGCGAGGACCGTTATTTTCGCCGGTTCTCCCGCAAGTCCCCGGCGTTGTGCGGAGTGCCGATTCCTCGGGATCAGCAGTATGCCCATTTCATCACCGAACAGACCGCGTTTCTGCGGGAAGTCCCTGCCGTCGTGTTGCGAAACGGAGCCTACCGCTGGCGGCAGGCGTACCAGCGGTTCTTCTCCGGGGCCTGCCAGGGCCGCCCGAAGATCAAATCCCGCAAGGGCCGGCAATCGGTCCTGCTCACCCGCGAGCTGTTCGAGCTGGCCCCTCACGAAGACGGCATCCGTTTGGCGGTCGGAACCAAAAAGTTCCCTCTGGGCGAGATCCCGGTAAGAGCGCACCGCCCGGTCGAGAAGACGCCCGCGTCGATTATTCTCAGCGTCGAATCGGGACAATGGCATCTGTCCTTTGCCGTCGAGGACGGAGCGCCGGAACAGACCGAAGCCCAGATCGCCGCCGAACTGCAACGGATGGGCGAAGAGACTCTGCTTCAGGCGGCCCGGGGCATCGACCGGGGCGTGGCAATTCCGGCGGCGGCCTGCGACGGCAGCCGGTTCGATTTCTCTCCTATTCAGAAAAGCGGTTGGCCGGAGCCGAACGCCACCGCAAACGCTGGCAGAAGATCGCCGCCCGGCGGGAAAAAGGCTCGCGCCGGAGAACCAAGGCCCATCAGCGGGCAGCCCGGTATGCCCTCTACGAAGCCCGGGTCCGTTCCGACATGGCTCACAAAGCCAGCCGAGCCCTGGTGGACGATCTTCAGGCCCGGCTGTTCGTCTTCGAGGATCTGCGGACAAAAAACATGACCCGTTCGGCCAAGGGAACCGTCGACAAGCCGGGGCGCAACGTCCGCCAGAAAGCCGGACTCAACCGGGCGATTCTGCATAGCGCCTGGGGCCGGATTCATCAGTTCACCCGTTACAAGGCCCGGCGCATGGGCAAGCTCGCCATCGTCGTGCCGCCTCACCACAGTTCGCAGGAATGCCGACTCTGCGGCTTCACCGCCCCGGGCAATCGGCTCACCCAAGCCGAATTCGCCTGCCAACGCTGCGGACATGCCGAGAACGCCGATTTAAACGCCGCCGGAGTCGTCAAGCTCCGGGGTGTGCGTCTGCTTCTCGCGGGTGAGATCGAGTTCAAAACGCCGCGCCGCAGCGGCATACGGAAACAACTAGGGCCGGAACGGTCCGAAGTTACGCCCGGGGAGAAGGTGTTAGTCGTTCGGGAGCCAACGCCCCGAACGCCGTCTTCGCTGAACCGGGAAACCCCCACTACAACACCGATAGGTGTTTAGTGGCGGGAGAGTTCATGGGCCGAAAAGCCAGTTTAGGCTCCCCCGAAAAATCCTTGATTGACATCCTCCCGGCCGTGAACTGACCGGGTTTTACGGTGCGCCAGGTAATGAAAAATGCAAATTCTGTTCGTTGAGCTTACAGGAAGAAGAAAAGCACTCCAGCGAAAATGTTCATCTTCACTGTCAACAAATCCAAAGGAAGGCAACGAAAGCCTACAGCCCTTGGTGCTATCGCAGACACCATGAAAGATATTAGCCGGAAAGCACATCAAGAACCATCCGAGCTTGATCTTTAGCTTGATCCAGGGCGTTGAGACATTTGTCGTGCTGTCTGTGATAGCTTTGCTCAAATTCATAGAAAAAGAACTGGTGAGTTCCGAATTCTTTTTGTAGTTGTTTCCACAAATCTTTATTCGGAAATTCCTTTTCCGGCAATGATTTGCCTTTATAGAAGCTCTGAAGCCTAAGCGCCCGATCAATAATCGGCAGATAATTACAGAACGCCTGCACGCAGCAAGGTTTCTTAAGCTTCCCCGCGCCGGTCAAAATCCCCAAAAGAGATGCCCCCTCCCAATCGAGGCGATGCAGCACTCCCCCAAAAAAACTCTCATGCCCGCAGAAATAGAGCATGCCTCCAAAATTGAGATCAACACTGTTCTGGCCCGGGGCAACAAGAAGATAGAGATCGACCAAGGGCAGGTTTTCTTGCACAGGCATCACTGGGTCAGACTCCTGAAACAATGCCAGCCTCTTCAAGAAACATACTGGGCTGAACGTCAGTGATCGAATGGCTGATTATGAGCCGTCGCTGTGCTCTTGTTATTCCGACATAAAACAAACGCCTCTCCTCTTCATTATCGGAATTTTTAAGGGGCAGCACTCCATCCTCTACGGCAAGAATCCAGACATTGGGAAATTCAAGCCCCTTGGAAGCATGCAAGGTCATGAGTTTGACCGCCTTGCTGTCCTGGGTGTCTTTACTTCTCTGCGTCAGAAAATGAATGCGTTGGTCGATACTGCCGGAGAGTTTGTTGAAAATATCTTCACACCATCCAAAAATAGACTTCTTATCGCCCCCCACTTGTTTGCCTTGATGAGATTCACACCAACGGGCAACGCCTGAGACAACCAGGCGGATGCGACTACTGGCAACAGCCTGACGCCACTCTTTGTTGCGGGCGATAAAGCCGGATAATACTTTTTTGGTTGGTCTATCTTCGACCGAAAGAGACTTGCGGATCTCAGTCAGCACCTTGATTAAGGAAGCATTGTCTTTGGGGTGCCTGTCATGGATCATGTTGATGATGCGGGAAGAAACCCCCGCCCACTGCAAGGCCTGAATTGCGCCAATGGCGTCATTTCGACTCAGTGATCGAAGAAGGCCCAGAAAGACAGAAGGCTCAGGCTCCTCCCAGAAACTTTTTCCCCCAACCCTCACGCAGGGAATCTTTGCCGCTCTAAGCGCACACTCGACCCATCCAAGCAGTCGATTGGTGCGAGCAAGAACAGCCCATCCCGCATCAGGGTTTTGCCGGATAACCCGCAAAACATTATGGGCCTCGTCTTTGCGGTCAGTGACCTTTATGACCTCAATCGTGCCGGGTTCGCTGACATGGGGATGGATGGATTTAATGACCCGGGTCTTGTTGTGCGTAATCAGCCGGGTGGCCGCGTTAATGATCTCAGCAGAGCTGCGATAATTGACGGACAAGACCAGATGTTCAGCTTTGTTTTTTTTGACAAAATCGGTCATCCCCCGATACCCCATTGCACTTCGCCAACCGAAAATGCTCTGGTCATCGTCCCCAACAATTGTAACACGGGTGCCGTTGGCTACATGGCACTGCATCCACTCATACTGGACTTCATCCATGTCCTGTGCTTCATCCACTAACATGAAGTCGACCGGGAGAGGAGAGATTTCACCGGACTTCATGGCAAAGACCGCACGCCTGAGCATATCTGAAAAATCCTGAGACTCTGCCCTCTCAAGTAGATCCTGATAGGCCTTAAACATTTTTCCCAAAGGTTTGTCAATCCCAGGAGGCGGGTCCATGGAAGCCTTAATAGCATCGACCTGCTCAACCACCAGGTCGAAATCGGACTGGGAAATCTCCGGGGTCATATCAAAGGCCCGCCGCAAATAGACATATCGCTCCTTGCCGGAAAGTATCCGCAGTCGTTTTTTAAACCCCCGCGACTGCCTCAACGCAAGGGAGTGAAAGGTTCCCACATAAAGTCTTTTCCCAGGAGGCTTGTCGCACTGCGCTTCGATTCTCTCCTTTAACTCGTTTGCCGCATCGCGGGTAAAGGTTACCGCGGCGAGGCTGGAGTAACTTCCGCAGAGAAGTTGAGCTGCGCGAACAGCAAGCACACGAGTCTTGCCAGAGCCGGGTACTGCTGCTACACAGCAATGGCCAGAACTGTTGACCGCCTGCTGCTGTTGATGATTAAGCTGCACTCTAAAAACCCCTGTTCAAAGAGCCTATCCCTGAAGAAACTCCAGGGATAGGCGTTGGCAGACTGCTTTTGGCAAGCAAAGCCCAGGTGAAATCCCAGGACCTTAAAAATCAGGCTGTGGCGACCTTCTTCTCTTCAACAGGACTTTCAGCGCCAGAATCAGAATCTTTCGATTTCTCACCTTCCTGAGTTGGATTAGCTGCAGGCGCTTTCTCTTTTTGCTTTTCTTTGTCTTTTGCTCGCTGATTTTGCGCCTGGTTCCTCTTGCGATACGCAGCAAAACGTGCCCGCCGAGCGATGTTGCGAATGGTGGCCGAAATCTTCAACAACCGCCGCTGCAGGTGAAAGGCGCCATTAGTATATTGTCCGTCGGTCAAAACGCCCGAGAGCCACAGCAGCGTCATAGAACGAATTACGCTGTCAACCTCGCTGATCAAAGAAAGATAGCGGCCGGCGCGAGGGTTGAAAATCTGCGCCTCGGTCGATAGGGGGTCGGTAAACTGCGGGTCGCCGACAATGCCGTTTTCATCCAGCAGCTTCTGCATCCGCTCCTTTTCCTGCTTAAGCTCCGTGGACACTTTATCGAGCATATCATCCACGACCTTCTCAACGGCCTTGGCCTCCTCCTCTGTCCCGACAATGCGCAAAACAATGCCGATTTCAGAGAACGCATCGCTTGTCACCTCAAAGCCGCGCTTGTAGACCTGCTGCGCCTGGTGACTGCCCAGGGTGATCTTGCGTGAGAAAAAAGGACGGCTCGGTAGCTCCGGCTGTCGCGCCCGAGCGTTTCTGGGCTTTTGTGCTGCTTTTTGTTTTTTTTCACTCATAAATAACCTCCGTGATTGTTTTTAAAATCTCTGCGGAAACAGGATGTCCTTATCCTAAACCCGCTCTTGCGCAAACAATCCTTTAAATAAGACAGAAAAAAGACCTTATTTAGAGGTTTTTTTTGAATTTGGGCTGATATAGTAGGGCCAATCATCCACGAAACATTACTGCTATGTTCGTGGGAGAGGTAGCTGGCCTCGTTAAATCAACCAGCCAAAAATCCCTCCGGGGAGAGAGCGCATCTCTTCCCGCAGGGGGAAAACCATGCCTTCTCTCTCCGGGCTCTAAACCGCCCGGAATTCGCACTCCCGGGCTTTTCTTTTTTCTCCGGAAAGTGCGACCGGAGAGGAGGAAAAATGAAAGAATATATCATGGCGGCCATAACCCTTGCGGTTATTGCAGCCGCAATGGCCGGGACCTACTATTCGCCGCAAGGCGAACTCGGGGCCCGAGTCACAACCGTTTTGACGGCCTCTAAATAGCGGAGGCCACCCCCTTCCGGGGAGGCTTTGAGTTTTCCCGGAAAGGGAATCGACTCACGCCTCCTCGGTTTTTTGCACAGGTCTCCGGGGTTGCGCTCCCGGATGATCCATTAAGACTGGGAGTCGCGCATCCCGACCCAGACCGGCGGCAAGAAACGCTGCCAAGGAGGCATTATGTCGATCAACAAAGTCATTCTGGTAGGAAACCTCGGTAAGGACCCCGAACTGCGCTACACTCCGTCAGGAGTCCCCGTGGCGACCTTCTCTCTTGCCACCAGCGAACGCTTCAAGGACCGCAACGGTCAGCAGCAGGAAAAAACAGAGTGGCACAACATCGTGGCCTGGCGGCAGCTGGCCGAGATCTGCGGCAAATACCTGCATAAAGGCAAGCAGGTTTATCTGGAAGGCAAGATCCAGACCCGCAAATACCAGGATCGCGACGGAAACGATCGCTACATCACCGAGATCGTCGCCGATCAGATGCAGATGCTCGGTGGCGCCGGTGACGGCGCCAGGCAACAGTCGCATGCACCGCAAGGCGGAGGCGGCTACCAACAACAGCCCCAACAACCCCAAGGTGGCTATCAGCAGCAACCGCCCCAGAATAATCAGGGCGGCTACCAACAGCCCCAGGGTCAGCAAGCCGCCCAAGGCGGCCAAGCACAACCACAGCAAGGTGGTGGAGGCGGATATCAACCAGATATGGGATTTAATCCCGATGATGATATTCCCTTTTGAGAACCAAATATGGTAAAAAATACCATTTAGGGTTTCCAGTTAAAATCATCACCTAAAAACCTGCACAAGCCCCGACCCGGGGATCAGCTAACCCCCGGGAGGGCCGGAAGTCTTAGGACTTTCCGCCGGGGGGTTATGGAGGTGTAAGATGGCCAAGGTTGTCGAAATATTCAACAAGGATGGGACTGTCTCAGAGTATTTGCCGTTATCGGCAAGGCTGGGACACTTCCTGGAAACGTACCCACCTTCCAAGGGTTTCCAGGTCATTATTGAACCCTGCGACCCTCTGGGCCTTAAACCCGGCATGGCAAGTCTGCTTAAAGCAGGGATTGAGGCCGGCCGGGAGGTCAAGGAGATCACCGCCTCTCCGGCAATGGCTGGGGTAATTTTCAAGGCTTCCTTGATCGACCCCGAAGGTCGGGTGTTGGCCACCGCGTCATCCTATCAGATGAAAGTCTCCCAGCCGAAAGACTGGGAAATTGGCGAGACAAGCGCTCGCCAGCGGCTCTTGGCGGCTCTTGGCTTTGGGGGCGACGTCCTCGATGAGGACGAAGAAGGTGATATGAAAGGGCAAGGCCTGAAATTCCAGGTCAAAAAGCCCTCCACCAAATCGCCGCAGCCCCCCTCCCCCGCTCCTGCCGCAAAGCAGGAACAAAAGGAGAAGGCCGAAGCTGTTCCGGAGGTGGCGGACAAAAAGCAGCCTGTAGAGCCAGAACCTCCGAAAAAAGAGGAGGCGAAGCAGGAAAAAACCGCTGCCAGCAACAACGTGCCTGCCGCACTTATGCGGCAGATCGAACATCAAGCAAGATTGAAGGGGATCGAGCCCCCCGAGGTCAAAAACCTCGATGAGGCCCGCGAAGCCCTAAAAAAAATGATGGCCATGGCCACGTAGCTCGGCTATCACCCATTAAACCCCAAGGGGACATTGCTTCCCTTGGGGGAGTTTTGTCCTCTGTCTCTATGAGGAGGACAAGATGGACAGAAAAAGTTATATTCTTGGGCACTTCCGGGGAAAGGAGGAATGTGCTTTGGAGAGATTTAACAAGGTAGTCGAAGTGGTGGCCGGTGATGATGTGGCCGTTTCTCTTCTGGAGAAACTGCTGGATTCGGCCGAGCGATATTTCGGCACCGTATGCAAGATGGAGGCGCGCCTTAAAATGGCCCGCTTTCGTCTGGAAGGTGAGGAACTTCGCGACCTCACCGAAACCCTTGACCGGAATCGGCGCATGGCACATGAGGCGCTGATTTCCAATCTGCATATCTTTAACAGATATGCGCTGAAAGAATTCGGTGAAGACATGCCGATTGGTGGAGTGTTCTCAAAGAACCCTGAAGCCATTCGCGACCGCATAGCGGTCGGCGATTGGGCAGGAGAGCTTCTCTGCGCACTTTACGTTCGTCGCAAGCGCTAAACCGAAACCTTTCAAAAACCCCGCGCCCGGGGGAGCCTTTCATGTCTTCCCCGGTCAGGGGATCATGATTTGCTCCACCCGGGCTTTTTTATTTCAAAGTCCGGGCCCTTCGCGCACCCCGGATAAAACTTTACCCGGCAGCGCACCGGGAAGGAGCAAAGTCATGATCGCATTCGGCTTCTTCTTTAATGGTTCTTTTTCTGGCAATAAAGACTTTGAAAAGGCGGTGGATCAGACCATCGCCAACCTCGAAGTTCTGTTGGCAGATAGCGAGATCACCTCCAACATCAATATGGACGACAATCGTGACGGAACCTTCTCCCTGGTGGTCGAGGTTCCCCAGCACATGGTTGTCCATCATCTGGTGATGGGGGTGGAAGAGATTTTGGCCGAACTTGGCTTCATGTCCGAGCACGGCCTGGCCGTCGAATCCCTCTATGAGGGCGAAGAATCGGTCGACTTCTACGGGTTCCCATCTGAAGTTGAGGATCTGCAGAAGAACTACCAGCCTATCGGCGCTGAGTCGGTGGTGGGTCTTTCGGACTGGTCCGAACGTGACTGCTACGAGGTCATGTTCGGATAAAAAACAACCCCGGCCCGGGGGAAGCATATATCATCTCCCGAGGTTCGGGGAATGTTATCTGCCTCCTTCGGGCCTTTTTTGTTCAAGGGCCCGATGATTCGCGCATCGGGCTTTTTCGTTTGGCCGGAAAAAGCGCGTATCCGGCAGGAGGTAGGTATGGGAAAAATCATTCGAGTCCGTCCTTCTGAGATCCTGAAAAGAGAAGAATGCCCGTTCGCGCGGCATCTCTTCTACGACAAAGGAATTCGGAGCGAGGCCGAGAGTTGCAACCTGGTGTTTGGCAGCTGCGTTGATGACGCAACGGCCAAATATCTCGAAGCTCTCCATGCTGGGGTCGATTTCGACCCCGAAACCCATTTTCTCTTAAAGTGGGACGAGGCGGTTGAGTCGAAGATCATCAAATATTCTTCGATCTGGAATGCCGCAGACCTTCGGGAAACCGGCAAGAAACTCTGTGCCGACTTCCCGCAAGCGTGGGCTAAGCTCGGGCTTATGATCCTGGCCGACGAAAAGGGGCCGCTCGTGCGGCGGCGCCTGATCGCCAAGATCTCCCCCGACGTCGAATTGTCGGGGGAGATGGATGTCGTGGGGCTAAACCTTGATGGTTATGCCGTTATAGTCGACGTCAAGACCCCGGCTGCGGCCAGTAGCGAAAATTTTGCCCTGGTCGGCGACCAGCTCACCGCCTATGACATCCTTGTGAGTGCGTATGTTGACAAGCTGGGCATCATGGGCGTTGCCAAAGTTGGATATCTGGAGGGGTTGAAGAAAAAAATCCCCAAGACCAACCGCGGTACGGGACCCATCTGGACCCACAACCTGGTTGCGGCTCGAACCGAGGCAATGAAACAGGACTACATCAACAAGGTTCTGTTTGAAGTCGCAGGAATTCGAAGCGGCTACCACCCGCGCAGGGGTCGCATGGCGTACAATACGCCCTGCGATCTCTGCGGTGCGACCAGCTAAGGTCGTCTGTTTGATTGTCAAAACGGACAGAAACACGGTCCGGCTTTGACCAGGAATGTCACTTCCTGAGCCTACCAGGGCATGCAGGATCAGTAATGAACCTGTGTGAAGCCCCTGGGACAAGTGTACCCGGATGGAAACATGGACCAAACGCCGTGAGGCTATTAGGGACTACTGCTAGCAGTAGAGCGGTTACGGGGCTGAGGCTGAAAGGTATGGCTAACACATGTGAACTGTCGTGAGAAGCATCGTCAACGCAGACTCACCAAAACTGCTGATAGGTGTGAACGAGAGGAGGATACTGTTCTCGCATATAACAGTACGTGACCAACAGACCTCTCCGGTGCATAGACAGAGCCTAACCCTTTCGTTAGTCAACAGATGGCAACTGGGTAAGCCCGTATTTCTGCCTACTAATGGGCAAGGAAGCCGCAAGGTAACCTGTTGGGAATGCGGGTAAAGGATGTCGGAGAAAGCGAATGCCACCCTGTAATGGGGTGGATACGGATTGAAACATTGTCCGGCCCGAAAGGGAGCAGACTTCCGACTGGTCACTAATCACGAAAGAACCTATAGAACCCCCTAAAGGAGGGAATGCAAATGAACGCAAAAAGAAAAACTGTTGCGTGTGCGCCCTCTGCGGGTTGCGTTGACTGGCACCAGATTGACTGGAAAAAAGCCAACGCAAACGTAAGGAGGCTGCAGGCGCGTATCGTGAAGGCTACCAAGGAGGGCAGATGGGGCAAGGTGAAGGCCTTGCAACGTCTGCTTACAACGTCATTCAGTGGAAAAGCTCTGGCAGTTCGTAGAGTCACTGAAAACCGTGGTAAAGCCACAGCAGGAGTGGACGGTGAAAAATGGGCCACTCCGAAACAAAAAGCTGAAGCAATCACAAGAATGAAGCGTAGGGGCTACAAGCCCCAACCGCTCAGAAGAGTCTATATCCCAAAAGCCAACGGGAAGAAACGACCATTGGGCATCCCAACGATGCTGGACAGGGCAATGCAAGCAATTTACTTGCTTGCTCTTGCACCGGTGGCCGAGACCACTGCCGATCCGAATTCTTATGGATTTCGGCCGGAGCGGTCCGCCCACGATGCAAGGGAATGGGTCCATACCCTGCTAGCACAAAGAACAGCACCCGAATGGGTGTTGGATGCGGATATAGAAGGTTGCTTCGACCATATAAGTCACCAATGGCTGATCGCCAACATCCCTATGGATAAGGCGATCCTTAGTAAGTGGCTGAAGGCTGGAGTAGTCTTTAATGGGGAATTCAACCCCACAACCGAGGGTACACCGCAAGGAGGTATCATCTCCCCTACCCTGGCGAACATGGCACTAGATGGGCTTGAAACGATGCTAAACCGGAAGTTTCCCAAGATTAACACGGGAAAACAAAAAGGTGAGCTATCAATCCCGCCTTATGCTCTGACCAAAGGGGTAATTCGGGAGTACCGAAATAACGTGTACTTCAACCCCAAGGTAAAAATTGCCCGGTACGCGGACGATTTTATCGTAACAGGGGAAGATAAGACGTTTCTGGAAGAGGTGGTTAAGCCCGAGATTGAAAGTTTTCTCAAAGAAAGAGGACTAAGGCTTTCTGCGGAAAAATCAAGGGTCACCCACATCGCTGAAGGATTCGACTTCCTTGGTTGGAACGTGCGGAAATACGATGGAACACTGCTGATCAAGCCGGCGAAAACATCCATCGCCAAATTGATCCGCTCCATACGGGCTACCGTGCGGGAACTCAGGACTGCCCCAGGCCATGAAGTGGTGAGGAGACTCAATCCAATCCTTAGGGGTTGGTCTAACTATCACAAGGTAGCGGTCTCCAAAGAGATCTTTTCGAAGATCGACAGCTTCGTATGGCAAAAGCTGTGGAGATGGGCAAAGCGGAGACATCCTAACAAAGGAAGCAAGTGGATCCTCCGGAAATATTTTGCTCACCATCAACTGGCGAGCAAAACCTTTGCTCCTCAAAATGAAAGTGGCAAGTTTCGGAATTACATCTGGAGGCTCGGGGAAGTTCATATTACTCGTTACGACAGAATTAAAGCCGAAGCAAATCCTTACGACCCTGAATGGGAAGAATACTTCGAAAGGCGCCTTGCTAAGGAGTTGTTCAAGACCATGACGGGCAAAGGAAAGCTCTCTAGGTTGTGGAGAAAACAAAAAGGCCTGTGTCCCAAATGTGGAGGAAAAATCACCACAGACACCGGCTGGCATGTTCACCACAAAGTTAGTCGAGCTAAGGGCGGTGGAGATAACCAGGAGAATTTGGAAGTCTATCACCCCTTTTGCCACATTCAGCATCACCACGGATAAAGACGCCTTGTAACCGGAGCGCGTCACAGCGCTTTTATAGTGGCTTGAGCCGTGTGCGGGGAAACTTGCACGCACGGTTCTTAGGGGAGGATGAATCGGCAACGGTTTGTTCTTACCCGACATTTTGCCGGGTACTGCCTCAAGGGAGAGACCGAAGACCTCTCCTTCCCGTCCGAGCAAGACTCGGAGGATGATGCAGCCTGACGAAACAACCCCAGAAGGGGGCATACGCCCCCGCCGGGGCCTCTGTGCCCTCTTCTCTTTTTCAAGGAGGACGGCATGGAGATCATTCGATC
The genomic region above belongs to Geoalkalibacter subterraneus and contains:
- a CDS encoding UvrD-helicase domain-containing protein codes for the protein MELTEEQKTVVNHQGDACVNAVAGSGKTSTLISYAQARPQGRILYLAFNRSVKDEAVRKFRAAGCRNVTVETAHSLAFRMLDVRNQFQLLQGGSLRIPEILEMCDIFPSPKEPTAHLVLARHVQRLISMFCNSEKRSFSEIDYLSTVKDGKAKEFVTRHAPLIYDLARDLLGRMYKKEIPVSHDAYLKFWQLQGPQMQNFSHLCFDEGQDASPVMLDVFLRQRGEKIIVGDQYQSIYGFRFAVNSLEKVDFPRYQLSRSFRFGQDLADTAMRVLEIRKLLGLYKNPLFITGAAEEGRKIQSKAIVARTNLKLLKEAIDAMSEGCDKMYFEGDINSYTYLNEGASLFDVLYLNMGRKEKIKSSFIKGFADYQQLLEYIAATEDSELNLVCEIVSEYGRELFSYIRELKEKQVQRDKAEMVFSTVHKVKGMEFDQVKVCDDFITERKLWSEIDKAKKDPKKKIDRQALAEEINMLYVAATRSRCDLDLPNNLFLEA
- a CDS encoding AcaB family transcriptional regulator; the protein is MSEKKQKAAQKPRNARARQPELPSRPFFSRKITLGSHQAQQVYKRGFEVTSDAFSEIGIVLRIVGTEEEAKAVEKVVDDMLDKVSTELKQEKERMQKLLDENGIVGDPQFTDPLSTEAQIFNPRAGRYLSLISEVDSVIRSMTLLWLSGVLTDGQYTNGAFHLQRRLLKISATIRNIARRARFAAYRKRNQAQNQRAKDKEKQKEKAPAANPTQEGEKSKDSDSGAESPVEEKKVATA
- the tnpA gene encoding IS200/IS605 family transposase, whose translation is MGNQTTKSLSHAVYSIRLHIVFVTKYRRRVLSPPLLDYLKTAFSEILDDWRCELIEFGGEADHAHLLVSIHPALDISVLVNNLKTASARRTRNRFAEHVAQFYWKPVFWHRAYFVGSVGEVSLETIQRYIESQGTKEKPRKSKPPRLTRLLALRA
- a CDS encoding single-stranded DNA-binding protein, producing MSINKVILVGNLGKDPELRYTPSGVPVATFSLATSERFKDRNGQQQEKTEWHNIVAWRQLAEICGKYLHKGKQVYLEGKIQTRKYQDRDGNDRYITEIVADQMQMLGGAGDGARQQSHAPQGGGGYQQQPQQPQGGYQQQPPQNNQGGYQQPQGQQAAQGGQAQPQQGGGGGYQPDMGFNPDDDIPF
- a CDS encoding RNA-guided endonuclease InsQ/TnpB family protein, producing the protein MASVLCRRGRSAGTDRSPDRRRTATDGRRDSASGGPGHRPGRGNSGGGLRRQPVRFLSYSEKRLAGAERHRKRWQKIAARREKGSRRRTKAHQRAARYALYEARVRSDMAHKASRALVDDLQARLFVFEDLRTKNMTRSAKGTVDKPGRNVRQKAGLNRAILHSAWGRIHQFTRYKARRMGKLAIVVPPHHSSQECRLCGFTAPGNRLTQAEFACQRCGHAENADLNAAGVVKLRGVRLLLAGEIEFKTPRRSGIRKQLGPERSEVTPGEKVLVVREPTPRTPSSLNRETPTTTPIGV
- a CDS encoding ATP-dependent helicase — translated: MQLNHQQQQAVNSSGHCCVAAVPGSGKTRVLAVRAAQLLCGSYSSLAAVTFTRDAANELKERIEAQCDKPPGKRLYVGTFHSLALRQSRGFKKRLRILSGKERYVYLRRAFDMTPEISQSDFDLVVEQVDAIKASMDPPPGIDKPLGKMFKAYQDLLERAESQDFSDMLRRAVFAMKSGEISPLPVDFMLVDEAQDMDEVQYEWMQCHVANGTRVTIVGDDDQSIFGWRSAMGYRGMTDFVKKNKAEHLVLSVNYRSSAEIINAATRLITHNKTRVIKSIHPHVSEPGTIEVIKVTDRKDEAHNVLRVIRQNPDAGWAVLARTNRLLGWVECALRAAKIPCVRVGGKSFWEEPEPSVFLGLLRSLSRNDAIGAIQALQWAGVSSRIINMIHDRHPKDNASLIKVLTEIRKSLSVEDRPTKKVLSGFIARNKEWRQAVASSRIRLVVSGVARWCESHQGKQVGGDKKSIFGWCEDIFNKLSGSIDQRIHFLTQRSKDTQDSKAVKLMTLHASKGLEFPNVWILAVEDGVLPLKNSDNEEERRLFYVGITRAQRRLIISHSITDVQPSMFLEEAGIVSGV